The sequence below is a genomic window from Terriglobia bacterium.
GCGAGCGGTACCGTCGAGGTCCCCGGTCGTGCGTTCACCACGAGGTCGAGCGCCGGCGCCAGCTCGGACCGATGGCGACGGAACACGTCTCTCAGGACGCGCCGGATGCGATTCCGCTGTACGGACGGCCCCGCCTTGCGGGTGACCGTGATGCCGAGGCGGCAGTGACCTCTCGTGTTGGGTAGGGCGAACATCACGAAGGACGTGGAACCCGCGCGGCGTCCCTTCTCGT
It includes:
- the rnpA gene encoding ribonuclease P protein component is translated as MSCPDAAGRDASASPPETRNGDARFPRAYRLTARREFIAVYEKGRRAGSTSFVMFALPNTRGHCRLGITVTRKAGPSVQRNRIRRVLRDVFRRHRSELAPALDLVVNARPGTSTVPLADLEREFLDRFSDLRRRFRS